The following proteins are encoded in a genomic region of Cryptomeria japonica chromosome 11, Sugi_1.0, whole genome shotgun sequence:
- the LOC131072396 gene encoding disease resistance protein TAO1-like — protein MCKELIFTSDGFQNLTKLEFLKLSYCKQLKELPHHVTNQAFLRELYLDGLDSLRELPIKIGQLRKLQMIKIGSNLLKSLPDTLGDLSSLAHLLIHECSNLESLPTSLGDLSSLTRLSIKVCRKLKCLPSSIGHLNLLTHLEICQVDFGSASLSFAFNNLKRMELKGIKAPRISISEDHNPFLESIELSYNYHLMKIEALPAKLERLHIWGCPKLEELPSFARLSSLREFHVGDWNRIGKIKGLNYCTKLERLKLHTSWEVSGIESLEQMEKLNEGSAIGSCIQMIKKHSSNSNGNAVMHCYIINCVSLIPMESKMTVHLRYNDGIIEIMEIEKGRWAYIVVSTELSGWFAAEGCFTLNTYDPLEGVNVKLERGFVVRGEHQKLMEALLSLL, from the exons ATGTGTAAGGAGCTCATATTCACGTCAGATGGTTTCCAAAATTTAACAAAGCTGGAGTTTTTGAAACTTTCTTATTGCAAACAATTGAAAGAGTTGCCTCATCACGTCACAAATCAGGCATTCTTGAGAGAGCTTTATTTAGATGGTTTGGACAGTTTAAGGGAGCTACCAATTAAAATTGGTCAACTCAGGAAGCTGCAAATGATAAAGATAGGGAGTAACTTGTTGAAAAGTTTGCCAGACACTCTTGGAGATTTGTCCTCCTTGGCTCATCTTTTGATTCATGAATGTTCCAACCTGGAATCTTTGCCAACCTCTCTTGGAGATTTGTCCTCCTTGACTCGTCTTTCAATTAAAGTTTGTCGAAAGCTTAAATGTTTACCGTCCTCTATTGGGCATCTTAACCTCTTGACGCATTTAGAGATATGCCAAGTAGATTTTGGGTCGGCGTCTTTATCTTTTGCGTTCAACAACCTGAAGAGGATGGAACTAAAGGGAATAAAAGCCCCTAGGATTTCAATTTCTGAAGATCATAATCCCTTCCTTGAGAGTATAGAGCTTTCTTATAATTATCATTTAATGAAGATTGAAGCACTGCCAGCAAAACTTGAACGTCTGCATATATGGGGGTGTCCAAAGTTGGAGGAGCTTCCGAGCTTTGCACGATTATCTTCTCTCAGAGAATTTCATGTGGGAGATTGGAACCGAATTGGGAAAATTAAAGGTTTAAATTATTGCacaaagttggaaagattgaaactacACACCTCCTGGGAGGTGTCGGGCATAGAAAGTCTGGAGCAGATGGAGAAATTGAATGAGGGATCAGCTATTGGAAGTTGCATTCAAATGATAAAG AAGCATTCCTCCAACTCCAATGGCAATGCCGTTATGCACTGTTATATTATAAACTGCGTGTCTCTGATACCAATGGAAAGCAAAATGACAGTTCACTTACGATACAATGATGGAATTATTGAGATCATGGAGATAGAGAAGGGTAGATGGGCTTATATAGTTGTATCCACAGAACTTTCTGGATGGTTTGCTGCAGAGGGTTGCTTCACACTTAATACATATGATCCCTTGGAAGGGGTAAATGTGAAATTGGAGAGAGGTTTTGTTGTGAGAGGGGAACACCAAAAACTAATGGAGGCATTATTATCATTGTTATAA